The Klebsiella sp. RHBSTW-00484 genome includes a window with the following:
- a CDS encoding VOC family protein has translation MTPIQMRIARPVTNLSLSSKMYCEGLGLEQIAQFSDHDGFSGVMVGRRDLGWHLEFTLCHHHPITPSPSEEDLLVLYYPQIAQWHAQCEKMLAAGFAQASAFNPYWNVNGKTFVDHDGYRVVLQNRSWS, from the coding sequence ATGACACCAATTCAAATGCGTATCGCCAGACCGGTCACCAACCTTTCACTCAGTAGCAAAATGTACTGCGAAGGGCTGGGACTTGAGCAAATCGCGCAGTTTTCCGATCATGATGGTTTTAGTGGGGTGATGGTTGGTCGTCGGGATCTCGGCTGGCACCTTGAATTCACTCTCTGCCACCACCATCCGATAACGCCCTCGCCCAGCGAGGAGGATTTGCTGGTGCTGTATTATCCGCAAATTGCACAGTGGCATGCGCAATGCGAGAAAATGCTGGCCGCCGGTTTTGCGCAGGCCAGCGCGTTTAATCCGTACTGGAACGTGAACGGTAAAACCTTTGTCGACCACGACGGCTATCGGGTCGTGCTGCAAAACAGAAGCTGGTCGTAA
- a CDS encoding MFS transporter, with protein MTTSVSTTQLNLRIISIVVFTCICYLSIGLPLAVLPGYIHYQLGYSTFIAGVVISLQYIATLVSRPHAGRYTDIWGPKKVVSLGIICCMLSGLFTLLAVLLQAVPPLAVAALLVGRIFLGVGESFTATGATLWGIKTVGAIHTSRVISWNGVATYVAMAVGAPLGVLLNSYFGISGFAIVVVLVAIVGLLFARTRQDVSVTAGIRAPFHVVVRKIWPYGMGLALSTAGFGVIATFITLYFSAHSWQGAAFTLSLFSVGFICIRLVLGNMITRYGGVPVSLACFVVECLGLLIIWYAPSAWIAGIGAFLTGSGFSLVFPALGVEAVKQVEEQNQGTALGTYSAFLDLALGLTGPVAGWVAGYYDLDTIYLLAAVVVALAFILILRIYLRQRADLQRA; from the coding sequence ATGACCACTTCCGTCAGCACCACTCAGCTTAATCTGCGCATTATTTCGATCGTTGTCTTTACCTGTATTTGTTATCTCTCGATTGGCCTGCCGCTCGCCGTGTTGCCCGGCTATATCCATTACCAACTGGGATACAGCACCTTTATCGCCGGGGTGGTCATCAGCCTTCAGTACATCGCCACGCTGGTCAGTCGCCCCCATGCAGGCCGCTATACCGATATCTGGGGGCCAAAAAAAGTCGTCAGTCTGGGGATTATTTGCTGCATGTTGAGCGGGCTGTTTACCCTGCTCGCCGTCCTTTTGCAGGCCGTGCCGCCGCTGGCGGTGGCCGCTTTACTGGTCGGCCGTATTTTCCTCGGCGTCGGGGAAAGTTTTACCGCCACCGGCGCAACCTTGTGGGGGATTAAAACCGTTGGCGCGATCCACACTTCGCGAGTTATTTCATGGAACGGCGTGGCGACTTATGTGGCGATGGCGGTCGGTGCCCCGCTGGGGGTCCTGCTCAATAGCTATTTTGGCATTAGCGGATTTGCCATTGTCGTGGTGCTGGTGGCCATCGTGGGGCTACTGTTTGCCCGTACCCGTCAGGACGTCAGCGTGACGGCGGGTATCCGGGCACCGTTTCATGTGGTGGTGCGCAAAATCTGGCCTTACGGGATGGGGCTGGCGCTGAGCACCGCGGGTTTCGGGGTTATCGCCACCTTTATTACGCTCTACTTTTCCGCCCATAGCTGGCAAGGCGCGGCGTTTACACTTTCCCTGTTCAGCGTCGGCTTTATCTGCATCCGCCTGGTGTTGGGCAACATGATTACCCGCTACGGCGGCGTGCCGGTATCATTAGCCTGTTTTGTGGTGGAGTGTCTGGGCTTGCTGATCATCTGGTATGCCCCTTCTGCGTGGATTGCCGGAATCGGCGCGTTCCTCACTGGTTCAGGTTTTTCGCTGGTCTTCCCGGCGCTTGGGGTTGAAGCGGTGAAACAGGTCGAAGAGCAAAACCAGGGAACTGCCCTGGGTACCTATTCGGCATTTCTCGATCTGGCGCTGGGGTTAACCGGCCCGGTTGCCGGATGGGTGGCGGGTTATTACGATCTGGACACTATTTATTTGCTCGCCGCGGTGGTGGTCGCGTTGGCATTTATATTGATTTTGCGAATTTATCTACGACAACGCGCTGATTTGCAGCGGGCCTGA
- a CDS encoding efflux RND transporter periplasmic adaptor subunit has product MKLKSVITLVALAVALAAAGGYWLGAREAPTMANGGEEAVAGRTVLYWYDPMTPGTRFDKPGKSPFMDMDLVPRYADEGEGDDAGAVLISARQQQNLGVRTAKVSRQALALKLNAFGTVAIDERSVETVPALANGLIEKLYVNASQQFVKKNQALAELWIPQWAAAQQEYLAVRQLGDSGLTAAARGRLQLQFMPEAIIRSVERSGKPQTRMTVRAPNAGYVNKLDARTGAQVTATQALFELASLDPIWIVIDYPENQASLLRLGSQVTATTSSWPGLTFQGKVSELLPDLEATTRTLKARVVLENPQHQLKPGMYLNVQLAEAKQSRAVLTIPEEALIATGTSNRVLIADGEGHFRPVEVTAGRAQNGLVEIKSGLEEGQQVVTSGQFLIDSEASLRSALPQIAGQEGEEAKTYSTHGVIKVLNDESVTIEHQPVPELKWPAMTMDFAITPQQRQQIRPGESVMFSFSLTDDGAQVTSIMPMTGAKEQP; this is encoded by the coding sequence ATGAAGCTTAAATCTGTTATTACCCTGGTGGCGCTGGCCGTCGCCCTTGCCGCTGCGGGCGGATACTGGCTGGGTGCACGAGAAGCCCCGACAATGGCTAACGGTGGAGAGGAAGCAGTAGCAGGCCGCACAGTGCTGTACTGGTACGATCCGATGACCCCCGGCACGCGTTTTGATAAGCCGGGCAAATCGCCATTTATGGATATGGACCTGGTTCCGCGCTATGCCGATGAAGGCGAGGGAGATGATGCGGGCGCCGTGCTGATTAGCGCTCGCCAGCAGCAAAATCTCGGCGTGCGTACGGCAAAGGTTTCCCGTCAGGCGCTGGCGCTCAAACTCAACGCGTTTGGTACTGTTGCTATTGACGAACGCAGCGTTGAAACGGTTCCAGCGCTGGCTAATGGCCTGATTGAGAAGCTTTACGTCAACGCCTCGCAGCAGTTTGTGAAAAAGAACCAAGCGCTGGCCGAGCTGTGGATCCCGCAGTGGGCGGCAGCGCAGCAGGAGTATCTGGCGGTGAGGCAGCTTGGCGATAGCGGGCTCACCGCCGCCGCGCGCGGGCGCTTGCAATTGCAGTTTATGCCGGAAGCGATTATTCGCAGCGTCGAGCGTAGCGGCAAACCGCAAACCCGCATGACCGTTCGCGCGCCAAACGCGGGTTACGTCAATAAACTCGATGCGCGAACCGGCGCGCAGGTGACGGCCACTCAGGCGCTGTTTGAACTGGCGAGCCTCGACCCGATATGGATAGTGATTGATTACCCGGAAAACCAGGCCAGCCTGCTGCGTCTCGGTAGCCAGGTGACGGCGACCACCAGCAGCTGGCCCGGGCTGACCTTCCAGGGGAAAGTCAGTGAATTGCTGCCCGACCTCGAAGCCACCACCCGCACCCTGAAAGCGCGCGTGGTGCTGGAGAATCCGCAGCATCAACTGAAGCCGGGAATGTACTTAAACGTCCAGTTGGCTGAGGCGAAGCAGAGTCGCGCCGTTCTGACCATCCCCGAAGAGGCGCTGATCGCCACCGGCACCAGCAACCGCGTGCTGATCGCTGATGGCGAAGGGCATTTCCGTCCAGTTGAGGTCACCGCCGGACGCGCGCAGAACGGGCTGGTCGAGATCAAATCCGGCCTCGAAGAGGGCCAGCAGGTGGTCACCTCTGGTCAGTTCCTGATTGACTCCGAAGCCAGCCTGCGCAGCGCGCTGCCGCAAATCGCCGGGCAGGAGGGCGAGGAGGCTAAAACGTACTCGACGCACGGCGTTATCAAAGTGCTGAACGATGAATCGGTCACCATTGAGCATCAGCCGGTCCCGGAGCTGAAGTGGCCAGCGATGACCATGGATTTTGCCATCACGCCGCAGCAGCGTCAGCAAATCCGCCCCGGCGAGTCGGTGATGTTCAGCTTTTCCCTGACCGACGACGGGGCGCAAGTCACCTCAATTATGCCGATGACCGGCGCTAAGGAGCAGCCATGA
- a CDS encoding copper-binding protein: MMRSTSIFLLITSVLTFTAVSFTANAEDSAMHHHNMSTMTDMSDMNKQDDSVTTYSANGLIKGWRDNSVSIAHSPVAQLNWPAMTMSFALGEYQGEKLAVGQRVNFTFRQTDSGYALVSITAQ, encoded by the coding sequence ATGATGCGTTCTACTTCTATTTTTCTGCTTATTACCAGCGTTCTGACCTTTACCGCCGTTTCATTTACCGCCAACGCCGAAGACAGCGCCATGCATCACCACAATATGTCCACGATGACGGACATGTCGGATATGAATAAGCAGGATGATTCCGTTACGACTTATTCGGCAAATGGGCTGATTAAAGGCTGGCGCGATAATTCGGTATCCATTGCCCATTCGCCCGTTGCGCAACTGAACTGGCCCGCGATGACCATGAGCTTTGCGCTCGGCGAGTATCAGGGTGAAAAGTTAGCAGTGGGGCAGCGGGTTAATTTTACCTTCCGTCAGACTGACTCCGGCTACGCGCTCGTTTCCATTACCGCGCAATAA
- a CDS encoding LysR substrate-binding domain-containing protein — MNHTTLQIFKTVAQEQSVTRAAKLLGRAQSNITTRIHQLEEELEVELFARGNKKMLLSPAGENFLGYAVKILSLAEEAKQALHPATPGGNLRMGAMDATAASRLPQLLPLFHTQCPEVTLTLKTQPTRPLIQQVLDASLDCALVCLPQGAAAPADIESVPIFNEQLVLVIPVNQQNFRFAAFPEGCSYRARGEIFLAQWVDTQVDIQDVSSYHAMIACVASGGYACLLPQSVLDTLALPLGCQVQPVGQAITQLIWRKGYTSPALEHMRQILESASDI, encoded by the coding sequence ATGAACCACACCACATTACAGATTTTCAAAACGGTGGCGCAGGAGCAGAGCGTCACCCGTGCGGCAAAGCTTCTCGGGCGGGCGCAATCCAATATCACCACCCGTATTCATCAACTGGAAGAGGAGCTGGAGGTTGAGCTTTTTGCCCGCGGCAATAAGAAGATGCTGCTGTCACCTGCTGGTGAGAACTTTTTGGGCTATGCCGTGAAGATCCTCAGCCTCGCCGAAGAGGCCAAACAGGCGCTGCATCCAGCCACGCCGGGGGGGAATTTACGCATGGGGGCGATGGATGCCACCGCCGCCAGCCGTCTGCCGCAACTTCTCCCTCTCTTCCATACCCAATGCCCGGAGGTGACGCTGACGCTAAAAACGCAGCCGACCCGCCCGCTTATTCAGCAGGTGCTTGACGCTTCTCTCGATTGCGCACTGGTCTGCCTGCCGCAGGGCGCAGCCGCACCTGCCGACATTGAATCCGTGCCGATATTTAATGAACAACTGGTACTGGTCATCCCGGTTAATCAGCAAAATTTTCGCTTTGCCGCCTTCCCGGAAGGTTGTTCCTATCGGGCTCGGGGCGAAATTTTCCTGGCTCAGTGGGTAGACACGCAGGTCGACATTCAGGACGTCAGCTCATACCACGCGATGATCGCCTGCGTGGCCTCCGGCGGCTACGCCTGCCTGTTGCCACAAAGCGTGCTTGATACCCTGGCGTTGCCCTTGGGGTGCCAGGTGCAGCCGGTCGGACAAGCGATCACGCAACTTATCTGGCGCAAAGGCTATACCTCACCGGCCCTTGAACATATGCGCCAGATCCTTGAATCAGCGTCCGATATTTGA
- a CDS encoding VOC family protein, giving the protein MEDDLAGMDVLFVAGFGPITQSTSDSSAFYTDALGLPLKPMPNNEDYLLIEHGALGGVKHFALWPLAQAARSCFGADRWPDDLPIPQAWIEFEVRDIDSATDVLKARGYRLLVDNRMEPWGQTVTRLLSPEGLLAGVTVTPWLREGKE; this is encoded by the coding sequence ATGGAAGACGATTTAGCGGGTATGGATGTGTTGTTTGTTGCGGGCTTTGGGCCGATAACGCAATCAACCTCAGACAGTAGCGCATTTTATACCGATGCGCTGGGCCTGCCGTTAAAACCGATGCCCAATAATGAAGATTACTTGCTCATCGAACATGGCGCGTTGGGTGGGGTAAAACATTTTGCCCTCTGGCCGTTGGCACAGGCCGCTCGTTCCTGTTTTGGCGCCGACCGCTGGCCTGACGATCTCCCCATTCCCCAGGCGTGGATCGAGTTTGAAGTGCGCGATATTGACTCTGCGACCGACGTGTTGAAAGCCAGAGGCTACCGTCTGCTGGTCGATAACCGCATGGAACCCTGGGGCCAGACCGTGACGCGACTGCTTAGCCCGGAAGGACTGCTGGCCGGGGTTACCGTCACCCCGTGGCTGCGTGAGGGGAAAGAGTAG
- a CDS encoding NAD(P)H-dependent flavin oxidoreductase, translated as MSNRLTQQLDIDYPIIQAPMAGVSTPELAAAVSHAGALGSLGLGSSTVAQAEALINRTRQLTTRPFNVNLFCHDPAIRDPQREAQWIEQLRPEFARFNRHPPETLAEIYLSFQENPQMTELLLDLAPAVISFHFGIPDREVIRRMREKGIVTLASATCVEEALRIAAHGIDMVVAQGYEAGGHRGMFDPLAPDGQMSTFTLVQALKRRVELPIIAAGGIMDGAGINSVMNLGAEGAQLGTAFVLCPESAADADYRRAIKDRSDGQTFLTSAISGRPARCIANGWREMKELHAVPAYPVAYDVGKALATAAKAHGDHQYGAHWAGQGVNLIRELSATELIQTLISESGFQ; from the coding sequence ATGAGCAACCGGCTTACGCAGCAGCTTGATATCGATTATCCCATTATTCAGGCACCGATGGCGGGGGTCTCGACGCCGGAACTGGCGGCGGCGGTGAGCCATGCCGGGGCGCTTGGCTCGCTGGGGCTGGGATCGTCCACGGTGGCTCAGGCTGAAGCGTTGATCAACCGGACCCGGCAGCTAACGACGCGCCCGTTTAACGTCAATCTGTTTTGCCACGACCCTGCGATCCGTGACCCGCAGCGTGAGGCGCAGTGGATTGAGCAATTGCGCCCCGAGTTTGCCCGTTTTAATCGTCATCCCCCCGAAACGCTGGCGGAAATTTATCTCAGTTTTCAAGAGAATCCACAGATGACAGAGCTGCTGCTCGACCTGGCCCCGGCGGTGATCAGCTTTCATTTTGGTATCCCGGACCGGGAGGTTATCCGCCGGATGCGCGAAAAAGGTATCGTCACCCTGGCGAGCGCCACCTGCGTTGAGGAAGCGCTACGGATCGCAGCGCACGGGATCGATATGGTTGTTGCGCAGGGCTACGAAGCCGGTGGTCATCGCGGGATGTTTGACCCGCTCGCGCCCGATGGGCAGATGAGCACCTTCACCCTGGTGCAGGCGCTAAAACGGCGGGTAGAATTACCGATTATTGCCGCAGGTGGGATTATGGACGGCGCGGGAATTAACAGCGTGATGAACCTTGGCGCTGAGGGCGCACAGCTTGGCACGGCCTTCGTGTTGTGCCCGGAATCCGCCGCCGATGCTGATTATCGGCGGGCCATTAAAGACCGTTCCGATGGGCAGACTTTTTTAACCTCGGCGATTTCCGGGCGTCCGGCAAGATGTATTGCGAATGGCTGGCGTGAGATGAAAGAGCTGCACGCGGTACCGGCGTATCCCGTGGCTTACGATGTCGGGAAAGCGCTGGCGACGGCGGCAAAGGCCCACGGCGATCATCAGTACGGCGCGCACTGGGCGGGACAGGGCGTTAATCTTATTCGTGAGCTTTCGGCTACGGAGCTGATACAAACCCTGATTAGCGAAAGCGGTTTTCAATAG
- a CDS encoding efflux RND transporter permease subunit — protein MIAAVIRWSLRNRLLVLLATLIMAAWGVWSVQQAPLDALPDLSDTQVIIRVSYPGKAPQIVEDQVTYPLTTTMLSVPGAKTVRGFSMFGDSYVYVLFDDGTDPYWARSRVLEYLSQIQSSLPPEAKASLGPDATGVGWVFEYVLTDKSGKHSLGDLRAIQDWILKYELKTVPDVSEVASVGGMVKEYQVILNPDRLRALNVTHEQVISAIQSANQEGGGSVLELGEAEYMVRTTGYLKSIDDFNQVVIASRNGVPVLLSDVASVRRGPAIRRGVAELNGEGEVAGGIIIMRSGKNALTTINAVKAKLAEVKKSLPAGVEIVPVYDRSQLIKNSVETLTHKLIEEFIVVAVVCSLFLFHFRSALVAMITLPLGILGAFIVMHYQGVSANMMSLGGIAIAIGAMVDAAIVMIENMHKVLEQWRHDHPERQPSSDDYWKIAQQAASEVGPALFCSLLIITLSFIPVFTLEAQEGKMFSPLAFTKTYSMAVAAGLGITLVPVLMGYFIRGKIPDETANPLNRWLIRAYEPLLDKVLQWPKATLAAAGVLLVATLWPLAQLGSEFLPQIDEGDLLYMPSTLPGISSREAGRLLQQTDRLIKTIPEVQSVFGKAGRADSATDPAPLTMLETTIQFKPKSEWRPGMTMDKLISELDNTVKVPGIANVWVPPIRNRLDMLATGIKSPVGIKVNGNNLAEIEKTAEEIERIVRNVPGVTSALAERLDGGRYIDIKIDRVKAARYGVSVKELQSVVASVVGGDNIGETIEGRERYPISVRYPREMRDSLQKLRDLPVVTSGGAQVALSELADIAITDGPPMLKSENARLSDWIYVDIRGRDLKSAVDEMQSEVSKQVKLPEGISLTWSGQYEYLERATEKLKIVLPFTLMIIFVLLYVTFSKVKDALLIMGTLPFSLIGGVWLLWLLGYNLSVAAAVGFIALAGVAAEFGVIMVLYLNQAIAKRREQLDDRTLNEAIHEGAVLRVRPKVMTVATIMAGLLPIMWGGGTGSEVMQRIAAPMIGGMITAPLLSMLVIPAVYLLTHRKKR, from the coding sequence ATGATTGCCGCCGTTATCCGCTGGTCATTGCGCAACCGTCTGCTGGTGCTGCTGGCGACGCTCATTATGGCTGCCTGGGGTGTCTGGTCGGTGCAGCAGGCACCGCTGGATGCGTTACCGGATCTCTCCGATACGCAGGTGATCATCCGCGTCAGCTATCCCGGCAAAGCGCCGCAAATTGTTGAAGACCAGGTCACTTATCCGCTGACCACCACCATGCTATCGGTACCGGGTGCGAAAACCGTACGCGGCTTTTCGATGTTCGGCGATTCCTACGTTTACGTGCTGTTTGATGACGGCACCGACCCGTACTGGGCGCGCTCCCGCGTGCTGGAGTATCTGAGCCAAATCCAGAGCAGCCTGCCGCCGGAAGCGAAAGCCTCGTTAGGGCCGGACGCTACCGGCGTCGGCTGGGTGTTTGAATACGTGCTCACCGATAAAAGCGGTAAGCACAGTCTCGGCGATCTGCGGGCGATTCAGGACTGGATCCTCAAATATGAGCTGAAAACCGTGCCGGATGTCTCAGAAGTCGCCAGCGTCGGCGGAATGGTGAAAGAGTATCAGGTGATCCTCAATCCTGACCGGCTGCGGGCGCTAAATGTCACCCACGAGCAGGTGATTAGCGCCATTCAGAGCGCCAACCAGGAGGGAGGCGGCTCTGTGCTGGAGCTGGGCGAAGCCGAATATATGGTGCGTACTACCGGCTACCTGAAATCCATCGACGACTTTAATCAGGTTGTGATTGCCTCGCGCAACGGCGTGCCGGTGCTGCTTTCCGACGTCGCCAGCGTGCGCCGCGGCCCGGCGATTCGTCGCGGTGTCGCCGAACTCAACGGTGAAGGGGAAGTGGCGGGCGGGATTATCATTATGCGTTCGGGCAAAAATGCGCTGACCACCATTAACGCGGTGAAGGCCAAACTGGCGGAAGTCAAAAAAAGCCTGCCCGCTGGCGTGGAGATTGTCCCGGTGTACGACCGCTCGCAGCTGATTAAAAACTCGGTTGAGACTCTGACCCATAAGCTTATCGAAGAGTTTATCGTCGTGGCGGTGGTCTGCTCGCTGTTCCTGTTCCACTTTCGCAGCGCCCTGGTGGCGATGATTACGCTACCGCTAGGGATCCTCGGCGCGTTTATCGTCATGCACTATCAGGGCGTCAGCGCCAATATGATGTCGCTCGGCGGGATTGCGATTGCCATCGGGGCGATGGTGGATGCGGCAATCGTGATGATTGAAAATATGCATAAGGTGCTGGAGCAGTGGCGGCACGATCATCCCGAGCGCCAGCCATCTTCAGATGATTACTGGAAAATTGCCCAGCAGGCGGCGTCGGAAGTGGGACCTGCGCTGTTTTGCAGCCTGCTGATCATCACCCTGTCGTTTATTCCGGTATTCACCCTCGAGGCGCAGGAAGGCAAGATGTTCTCGCCGCTGGCCTTCACTAAAACGTACTCGATGGCGGTAGCCGCCGGACTGGGGATCACCCTGGTTCCGGTGCTGATGGGTTATTTTATTCGCGGCAAAATCCCCGATGAGACCGCTAATCCGCTCAACCGCTGGCTGATTCGCGCCTATGAACCGCTGCTGGATAAAGTGTTGCAGTGGCCAAAGGCGACGCTGGCCGCCGCCGGTGTGCTGCTGGTTGCCACGCTGTGGCCGCTGGCGCAGCTTGGCAGCGAATTCCTGCCGCAGATTGATGAGGGCGATCTGCTGTATATGCCGTCCACGCTGCCGGGGATCTCCAGCCGCGAAGCCGGACGCCTGCTACAACAAACCGATCGCCTGATTAAAACCATTCCTGAAGTGCAGAGCGTGTTTGGCAAAGCCGGTCGTGCCGATAGCGCCACCGACCCGGCGCCGCTGACGATGCTGGAAACCACCATTCAGTTCAAGCCAAAAAGCGAATGGCGGCCCGGTATGACCATGGATAAGCTGATTAGCGAGCTGGATAACACGGTGAAAGTGCCGGGGATTGCCAACGTCTGGGTGCCACCGATCCGTAACCGTCTTGATATGCTGGCAACCGGCATTAAAAGCCCGGTCGGCATCAAAGTGAACGGCAACAATCTGGCGGAAATTGAAAAAACCGCCGAGGAGATCGAGCGCATCGTACGCAACGTGCCGGGAGTGACGTCGGCGCTGGCTGAACGTCTCGACGGTGGACGCTATATTGATATCAAGATCGACCGGGTAAAAGCGGCCCGCTATGGCGTGTCGGTGAAGGAGCTGCAATCGGTGGTCGCCAGCGTAGTGGGCGGCGATAACATTGGCGAGACCATTGAAGGGCGTGAACGTTACCCGATAAGCGTGCGCTATCCGCGTGAAATGCGCGACTCGCTGCAAAAGCTGCGCGATCTGCCGGTGGTCACCAGCGGCGGGGCGCAGGTGGCGCTGTCCGAGCTGGCGGATATCGCCATCACCGACGGCCCGCCGATGCTAAAAAGCGAAAACGCCCGCCTGTCGGACTGGATCTACGTCGATATTCGCGGGCGTGACCTGAAATCCGCCGTTGACGAAATGCAGAGTGAGGTCAGCAAACAGGTTAAATTGCCGGAAGGGATCTCACTGACCTGGTCCGGGCAGTATGAATACCTGGAGCGGGCCACTGAAAAGCTGAAAATCGTGCTGCCGTTTACCCTGATGATCATCTTCGTGCTGCTTTACGTTACCTTCAGCAAGGTTAAAGACGCGCTGTTGATAATGGGCACATTGCCGTTTTCGCTGATTGGCGGTGTCTGGTTGCTGTGGCTGCTGGGCTATAACCTGTCGGTGGCGGCCGCCGTTGGCTTTATTGCGCTAGCGGGCGTCGCGGCGGAGTTTGGGGTGATTATGGTGCTCTATTTAAATCAGGCGATCGCCAAACGGCGTGAGCAACTGGATGATCGGACCCTCAACGAAGCGATTCATGAAGGGGCGGTGCTGCGCGTGCGCCCGAAAGTGATGACCGTAGCGACGATTATGGCCGGGTTGCTGCCGATTATGTGGGGGGGAGGGACCGGCTCAGAGGTGATGCAGCGTATTGCCGCACCGATGATCGGCGGGATGATCACCGCGCCGCTGCTGTCGATGCTGGTGATCCCGGCGGTGTATCTGCTCACGCACCGCAAAAAGCGCTAA
- a CDS encoding YbfB/YjiJ family MFS transporter: MNVGEIRPELKAFLLALAGSVVLIIGMGYGRFAYTGILPLMLNEQVLSLREGNLAASANYAGYLAGALLLAKARPADARLLSLLSALLTLLCMALLAFLGSPLAIIVVRGIAGLLSAVTLIAASLWLLQHMKHHNGAPVLYSGVGMGIFLSAEVIYLGKSLALSSQQIWLICAISAGVLFVLALRLLLSPADYLIAYKPADTAQHEQAEGGAREAWKLLLIYGLAGFGYIITATYLPLFLSGSLNAIDPVQIWAIFGLAAVPSCFVWHRLVIKFGYRRTFTANLLIQAAGVILPAWSHSLPFCILSALLVGFTFLGTVTIALSQGRRLNHLVSFNMVAAMTATYGVGQIIGPLVAEALYNRSGSFNPSLSAATFALLVAAALVAMGVRRQSNIGR; this comes from the coding sequence GTGAACGTTGGCGAAATCAGACCTGAGTTAAAGGCTTTTCTACTGGCACTGGCCGGTTCAGTCGTACTGATTATTGGCATGGGCTACGGGCGTTTTGCCTATACCGGCATCCTGCCGTTGATGCTGAATGAGCAGGTGCTCTCGCTGCGCGAAGGCAATCTTGCCGCCTCGGCAAACTACGCCGGTTATCTGGCGGGCGCGTTGCTGCTGGCAAAAGCCAGGCCTGCGGACGCCAGATTGTTAAGTCTGCTTTCCGCGCTGCTAACGTTGCTGTGCATGGCTTTACTGGCGTTTTTAGGTTCGCCACTGGCGATTATCGTGGTACGCGGTATTGCTGGATTGTTAAGCGCAGTCACGTTGATTGCCGCTTCGCTGTGGCTGCTACAGCATATGAAGCATCATAACGGCGCGCCGGTGCTCTATTCCGGCGTCGGGATGGGAATATTTCTGTCGGCTGAAGTTATCTACCTGGGCAAGTCGCTGGCGCTCTCCAGCCAGCAAATCTGGTTGATATGTGCAATAAGCGCTGGCGTCCTGTTTGTGTTGGCTCTGCGCTTATTGCTGAGTCCGGCCGATTATCTTATCGCTTATAAACCTGCCGATACCGCACAGCATGAGCAGGCAGAGGGCGGGGCGCGCGAGGCGTGGAAGCTGCTGCTGATCTATGGCCTGGCCGGTTTCGGCTACATTATTACCGCCACCTATCTGCCGCTGTTTCTCAGCGGTTCGCTGAACGCCATCGATCCGGTGCAAATCTGGGCTATCTTCGGACTTGCGGCGGTTCCGTCATGTTTTGTCTGGCATCGGCTGGTGATTAAGTTTGGCTATCGCCGCACGTTTACTGCAAATCTGCTGATTCAGGCGGCCGGCGTGATCCTTCCGGCGTGGAGCCATTCGTTACCCTTTTGCATATTGAGCGCGCTGCTGGTTGGTTTCACCTTTTTGGGGACGGTGACCATCGCGCTATCGCAGGGAAGGCGGCTGAACCATCTGGTGTCATTCAATATGGTTGCGGCGATGACCGCGACCTATGGCGTAGGGCAAATTATCGGCCCGCTGGTCGCCGAGGCGCTGTATAACCGCAGCGGATCGTTCAATCCTTCGCTGAGCGCGGCGACATTTGCGCTTCTGGTCGCCGCTGCGCTGGTCGCGATGGGAGTCCGGCGGCAGTCAAATATCGGACGCTGA
- a CDS encoding excalibur calcium-binding domain-containing protein has product MKLLFALLGMFFISSVYAYECDGRQYCSEMKSCDEARWVARNCPDVRMDGDRDGNPCENWCGHNRIEAPNAAKSIFERKSHSFNYLATLKNESMSAEVIK; this is encoded by the coding sequence ATGAAATTACTTTTTGCACTTTTGGGGATGTTTTTCATTTCATCTGTTTATGCTTATGAATGTGATGGACGTCAATATTGCAGTGAAATGAAATCCTGTGATGAGGCCCGTTGGGTAGCTCGCAACTGTCCAGATGTACGCATGGATGGCGATCGCGACGGTAATCCATGCGAAAATTGGTGTGGGCATAATAGGATTGAAGCACCTAATGCGGCTAAATCCATTTTTGAGAGGAAAAGTCATTCTTTCAATTATCTTGCCACATTAAAAAACGAGAGTATGTCCGCTGAAGTTATCAAGTAG